The following DNA comes from Shinella zoogloeoides.
AGGCCTTGACGTCGGCATTCGCCGTCTTCGACAGGGCTAGCTTGGCCGCCTCCACATCGATGACGCCGGCGGTGTAGGCGATATGGGCGATCTGCGGATCGGTCGGCTTGTCGTCCGCCATGGCGAAGGTGGAGGCAAGAGCAAGGCTTGCGGCGGCGACTGCGAGGGTGAAGGTCTTCATCGGGGTCTCCTTGGCGCCGGTGATGGCCGGCGCCTGTTTCGGTTCACGCGGCATTGGATGCCGGCCCACCGAGGAGGTTCCCGTTATTTTTCAAGTCCGAGTTTTTCGATGACGGCCTCCGTCAGCCGGTCGCAGCGCGTGCCGGCGAAAGGAAAGGCATCGACGAGCACGGGGCCGATCTGTTCCTCCAGACGCGTGCGGATCAGCTTGCGGGCGCGATGCAGCCGCGTCTTGACGGTCGCAGGCGGCAGGTCCAGTACCGCCGCTGTCTCCTCGACGCTGAGGCCCTCGATGACGCGTGCGACAAAGACGAGGCGGAAGGTATCGGGAAGCGCGTTGGTCGCCTCCTCGACAAGGTGGAGAAGCTGTCGCTGGGCCATGGCGCGCTCGGGATCGATGGAGATGGCGGAGGAATGCGGGAAGGGAATGATTTCGGCCTCGCCCGCACCGGACGGCGGGGCGGTCCGCTTCAGTCGTTTCTGCGCCCGCTGCCGCATGAAGGCGGCATTGAGGGCGATGCGCGACAGCCAGGTCGACAGGGAAGAATCGCCCTGGAACGTGGCGAGGCCGGCGAAGGCGCGAAGATAGGCTTCCTGCAGCACGTCCTCGGCATCCGCGTTGCTGCGGACGACGGCGCGCACGAGGCGGTAGAGGCGCTGGTTGTGCGTCTTGATGATCTGGCGCACGGCGTCCGCATCGCCCGCAACGGCGCGGCGGATGAGGTCGGTTTCCTGCAGGACGGGTGAGAGGTTCTGGACGGTCGGCATCGGCATGCTCCTTTCGGGACCCTATTGGATGCCGCCGCTGCCGGAAGGTTCCCGCCCGTTACACCATCCCCTATCGCACCGCCCTGTAGCTGTGCCACGTGCCGTGGCCGAGCAGGGGGAAGATGACGATGAGGCCGACAAGGCCCGTCGCGATGCCGATGAGCGTGAGGATGAGCACGATGCCGCCCCAGGTCAGCATGACCGGCAGGTTGCGGAAGACGAGCGAGATGCTGGTGCCCATGGCGGTGAAGGCGTCCGTTTTCTCGGCCAGCAGCATCGGAATGGCGAAGGTGCTGATGGCGAAGGAGAAGGCGGCAAAAAGCCCACCGACGGCGGTACCGACGACCAGCATGCCCAGTCCCTCGGGCGTCCCGAACAGCATGGCGACGACGTGGTCGAGGCCGGGGAAGGGGCGCAGCCCCACGAAGAGCGCATAGATGATAACGGCGGCGCGCATCCAGACCAGCATGAGCAGGCAGAGGATCGCGCCGGTATACCAGACCTGCCCGCCCGACTCGGCCTTCACGAAGATCATGCGTGACAGGCTGGTAGGGGTGCCTTCCTCGAGGTCCCGGCTCTTGCGGTAGAGACCGATGGCCATCAGCGGGCCGACGACCATGAAGCCGGCCAGCGCCGGGAAGAGAATATAGTCCAGCTCCATGTGGAAGAGGCACCAGACCACCGCCACCGAGATGAGGAAGACGGCAAAGCCGTAGAGGAGGCTCGGCAGCGGATTGCGCCAGAGGTCGCGCCAGCCGGCGGAAAGCCAGCCGAAGGCGGCGCCCGCCGGCAGGTGGCGGCGGCGCTGCTCGGCGAGCGGCACGGGGGCGTTAGCCGTCTTTTCAGTCGTTCCCATGAGTTCCTCCTCCGGTCAGCAGGACGGCCGGGCGGCGCGGTACGCGCCGTCATGGCCTTCCGTCTTGAGGTGCTCCACGCAGTCAGGCTGCGAGGAAAGCGCGACATGCACGAGATGCGCATTCGCCCCGATGAAGATGAGCGCGCCCGCCCCGACGATGAGGAACGAAACGAGCCGCCAGTTGAGGCGCGGCCTGCCGGCGAGTGCGGTCATGGCGCCTTCTCCCCGAGCGTGCCGACATAGAGCGCCAGCAGCTTGATATCGACCGGCGGAAGGCGGCCTTCCCAATGGGGCATGTGGCCCTGCCGGCCGGAATAGATCGTGGTGAAGACGGATTGCGCGTCGCTGCCGTAGATCCATGCCGCGTCGGTGAGGTCGGGCGCGCCCGCGTCCGTGCTGCCGCGGGCATCCTCGCCGTGGCAGGCGACGCAATTGGCGGCGAAGACCTCCTGGCCCGCCGCGATGCGCGCCTTGTCGTTCTCGTCCATGGGCAGGTTCGAGAGCGAGCGCACATAGGCGGCGACCGCGCGGATCTGCTTGTCGTCGAGCACGCCGTCACGGCCGAAAGCCATCATCTGCGAAACGCGGGTCTCCTCGTTGGTGGAGTTGATGCCGATGCGGATCGTCTCGGCGATCGTCTCCGGGTCGCCGCCCCACAGTCGCGCCTTGGCGGCAAGATTCGGGAAGCCGGGGCCGCCGGTGCCGCGCGTGCCGTGGCAGACGGCGCAGTTGTCGATGAAGAGCGTGCGGCCTGTCTCCTGCACATGGGCCATCAGCGCCGGGTCGGCGGCGATGTCCTCGAGGCTCGCCTCGGCGATGCGGCCGGTCCAGGCGGCGCGGGCCGCGGCGGCGTCCTCGACCTGTTTCGTCACCACGGCGCGCTGGTCGATGCCGAGCAGGCCCTTCGTGTAGGTGACGCCGAGCGGCCAGGCCGGCATCAGGATCCAGTAGCCGATGGCGAACAGCGTGGTGACGGTGAGGAAGAAGATGACGACGCGCGGAATGGGCGTCTCCAGCTCCTCGATGCCGTTCCACTCATGCCCGGTGGTAGTCCGCCCGGTGGCGGGATCGTGTCTTTCCGTCGCCATCGTCTATTCCTTCGGCCGGTCGTCTTTGTCGAGGATGCTGGTCTTGGCGCGGGTGAAGCGTTTCCGGTTGCCCGGCCACAGGGCATAGACCAGAACGCCCGCGGCCATGGCGATCAGGTAGAACAGGCCCCAGCTCTTGGCGAAGGCGACGATGCTGTCGTGATCGGTCTCCATGCTACTCCTCCTTCGCTGCGGTTTCCTGGTGCGCGGCCTGCGTGAGCTGGCCGACGATCTGGAGATAGGCGACGAGCGCGTCCATCTCCGTCAGGAGGCCCGGATTGCCGTCGAAGACGCGCACATTCGTCGCCTCGCCGTAGCGCTCGCTGACGCCGGAAGCCTCCGCGCCGTCCGGGTTCGCCTGGCCGCGGGCATCGGCGGTGGCGTTCTCGATCATCGCGTCCGTATAGGGCACGCCGACGGCGCGCTGGGCGGCGAGGTGCTCGCCGAGATCGTCGATCCTCAGCGCGTTGCGCTTCAGCCAGCCGTAGCGCGGCATCACCGATTCCGGCACCACGTCGCGCGGGTTCATCAGGTGGGCGACGTGCCATGCGTCGGAATACTTGCCGCCGAGGCGGGCAAGGTCCGGCCCGGTGCGCTTGGAACCCCAGAGCATCGGGTGGTCGTATTTCGATTCCACGGCGAGTGAGTAGGGACCGTAGCGCTCCACCTCGTCGCGCAGCGTGCGGATCATCTGCGAATGGCAGGCATAGCAGCCCTCGCGGAGATAGATGTTGCGGCCGGCAAGCTCCAGCGGCGTGTAGAGCCGCATGTCCGGCGCGTCCTCCACCGTCTCGTGGATGGTGAAGAGCGGGGCGATCTCGACGATGCCGCCGATGGAGGCGACGCCGACGATGGCGAGCACGAAGCCGATGGCGTTGCGCTCGATCTTGCGGTGGAAGAATTCCTTCATGGTCATTCTCCCGCCTGTGCCGCGCCGGCCTGTCCATAGAGCGGTACGTCGCCGGAAGCTTCCGTCTTGCGGGCGTGGCGCGCCATGCGGATCGTCATGCCGACATTGAAGGAGCAGACGACGGCACCGGTGAGGAACAGGAGGCCGCCGAAGGCGCGGGCGATATAGTAGGGATGCATGGCGACGAGACTGTCGATGAAGGAATAGGCGAGCGTGCCGCTGTCGTTATAGGTGCGCCACATCAGGCCCTGGATGATGCCCGAATTCCACATGGAGAAGACGTAGACGACGGTGCCGGCCAGCGCGAGCCAGAAATGCACCTCGATCAGCTTGGGCGAATACATGCGTTCCGTCTTCCACATCCAGGGCACGAGGGCGTAGAGCGAGCCGAAGGTGATCATCGCCACCCAGCCGAGCGCGCCGGCATGGACATGGCCGACCGTCCAGTCGGTGTAGTGCGACAGCGAGTTGACGGCGCGGATCGCCATGAACGAGCCTTCGAAGGTGGAGAGGCCGTAGAACACGGCGGCGACCATCATGAAGCGCAGCGTCGCGTCGTCGCGCACCTTGTTCCAGGCGCCGTTCAGCGTCGCCAGCGCGTTGCCGGCGGAAGCCCAGGAGGGCACGAGGAGCACGATGGAGAAGGTCATGCCGAGGGTCTGCACCCATTGCGGCAGGGCGGTGTAGTGCAGGTGGTGCGCGCCCGCCCACATATACATGAAGGTGATGCCCCAGAAGCTGATGATGGAGAGCCGGTAGGAGAAGATCGGCCGCTCGGCGCGCTTGGGCAGGTAATAGTACATCATGCCGAGGAAGCCGGCCGTCAGGAAGAAGGCGACGGCGTTGTGGCCGTACCACCATTGCGTCATGGCGTCCTGCACGCCGGCGAAGAGCGAATAGCTCTTGGCATGGCCGAAGGAGACCGGCACGGCGAGGTTGTTGACGATATGCAACACCGCGACGATCAGGATGAAGGCCATGTAGTACCAGTTCGCCACGTAGATATGCGGCTCCTTGCGGCGCTGGAGCGTGCGGATGTAGATCAGGAAATAGACGACCCAGACGATCACCAGCCAGATATCGGCATACCATTCCGGCTCGGCATATTCCTTGGACTGGGTGAGGCCGATCAGGTAGCCGGTGGCGGCGACGAGACAGAAGAGATTGTAGCCGATCAGCACGAACCACGGGCTGAACTGGTCCGGCAGCCGCGCGCGACAGGTGCGCTGGAGGACGTGGAAGGAAGTGGCGATGAGCGCATTGCCGCCGAAGCCGAAGATGACGCCGGACGTGTGCACGGGCCGCAGCCGGCCGAAGCTCGCCCAGGCCGAATCGACGAAGGTCAGCTCCGGCCAGGCCAGCAGCGCGGCCACCCAGACGCCGACGAACATGCCGACGACCGCCCAGGCGAGCGAGAGGACGATGCCGACCCGCGTCGGGTCGTCGTAATATTCCGAGAGCCGGCTTTCCGGCGGTTCGGGAGCAAACAGCGCGGAGAGCACGGCAAAACCGAGGCCGACGCTGAAGGCGAGCACGATATAGCCGTGCACGGCGAGCGGATCGCCCTGGCCGCCCACCGCCATGGCAAGTCCCGTCAGGGCGAGCGCGCCGAGCACGAAGAGGGCGAGGTGCCGCTCCGAAACCGTCAATCCCGATATCATCGATATCCCCTTCGTCTCACGCCGCCACGGCATCGATGCCGAGCAGCGGGCCGAGCGCGGCCCTGTTGCGGACAATATCTTCAAGCGTGTATTTGTCGAGCACCGCAAGGAATGCGGAAAGCGCCTCGTGCAGCACGCCTTTCAGCCGGCAGGCCGGCGAGATCGCGCAGGGCCGCCCCCCGGCTTGCATGCATTCGGCCAGGCAGAATTCCTCCTCGGTCGCCCGCACCAGTGCGCCGATGGCTATCGTGCTCGGAGCCTTGGCCAGCCGGATGCCGCCCGCCCGGCCTCGTGCCGTCTCCACGACGCCGAGGTCGCGCAGGGTCTGCGCCACTTTCAGGAGATGGTTGCGGGAAAGCCCGTAGGCCTCCGCCACATCGTTGGCGGTGCATATGCCGCCCGGCCGCGTGGCCACGTAGATCAGCATGCGCAGGGCGTAGTCCGTGTGAAGCGTCATCCGCATGCCGGTGTCTCTCGCAAGGCCTTAAAAAGGTATTATGGATACCACTTTTAGTGCAAGCCGTATCCGACGGAAAGTGCAATAGCGTCGCAGGCTCTTGCACGGGATGGGCTGCATGCCGCGCGAAATCCGTTATTTTGCTCCGGTCTGATTCGAACGAAAGAGAAGAGCGATGCGCGCGACACTGAACGAGCTTGCAACGAACCTCGCCACGGGCAAGGTCACGGCCTCGTATCTCATCGAGGATGCGCTGGCGCGCATCGCCGACGAAGCCGGGGAGGGTGCGCGCGCTTTCCTCAAGGTCCATGCGGGCAAGGCGCGCACCGCCGCAAGGGCGGCCGACGACCTGCGCGGGGCGGGCCTTGCGCCCTCGCGCTTCGCCGGCATTCCGATCGCGGTGAAGGATCTCTTCGACCTTGCGGGCGAGGCGACGCCCGCCGGCTCGATAGCACTGGTCGATGCACCGCCCGCCGGCACCGATGCTGTCGCCGTCGCGCGCCTCAAGGCCGCCGGCTTCATTGTCGTCGGCCGCAACAACATGACCGAGTTCGCCTTTTCCGGCGTTGGCATCAACCCGCATTACGGCACGCCCGCCAACCCCTATGACCGTGCCACCGGCCGCATTCCCGGCGGTTCATCCTCGGGCGCGGCCGTCAGCGTGGCGGACGGCATGGTTGCCGCCGCCATCGGCTCCGATACCGGTGGCTCCTGCCGGATTCCCGCCGCGCTTTGCGGCGTCGTCGGCTACAAGCCGACCGCCAGCACCGTGCCGCTTGACGGGGCGCTGCCGCTCTCCTTCACGCTTGATTCCATCGGCCCGCTGGCGGGCAGCGTCGATTGCTGCGCCAGCCTGCATGAGATTCTCAGCGGCGCTTCGCTCGCCAGCGCGGGGGAGCGCCCCGTCGCCGGTCTCAGGATCGCCGTGCCGCAGTCGGTCGTCTTCGACGGCATTGAGCCGTATGTGGCGCGGACCTTCGAGGCGGCGCTCGCGCGTCTTGCCGATGCCGGCGCACTTGTCACGGAAATTCCGCTGAAGGAATTCGAGATGGTCGGCCGCATCAATGCCAAGGGCGGGTTCCCTGCACCCGAGGCGCTGTCATGGCATCGCGACCTGCTGGAGACGCATGGCGAGCAATATGACCAGCGTGTGCGCGCCCGCATCCTGCGCGCCCACGAGCAGACGGCGGCGGACTATATCGACATGCTGCATCTGCGCCGCGCCTATATCGCGCAGACGAACCGGGCCATCGCGCCCTATGACGTCCTTGCCATGCCGACCGTACCGATGGTCGCGCCGGCCATCGGCATGCTGGAGGCCGACAACGACCTCTTCGTGAAGACCAACCTGACGCTGCTGCGCAACCCGACGCTCATCAACATGCTGGACGGCTGCGCCATCTCGCTGCCGGTGCAGGACGAAGGTGAAGCGCCGGTCGGCCTGATGCTGGCGGCGAGCGGCGGGCGCGACGCGGCGCTGTTCGCGGCGGCGCGGGCGGTGGAGGCGGCGCTGCGGCGGTAAAGGGCTGCGCCGGTAAAGGGCTGCGCCGGCCGCTTTGCCGGGCCTGGCATTTGGCGGCGGCGCGAATCGTGCGATGCAGGGTAGAGGAACGTGAAAAGAGGGGGACGTCATGCTCGCAAAGCTGTTGTCGGCAAGCCGCTACATGATGGTTCTGCCCGTGATCGGCACGCTGATCGGTTCGCTTGCCCTGATCATCTATGAGCTTGCGGTGATGGGCCACGCCGTCGTCATCGCCGTGCGGAATGCGGAGCTTTCGCCCAAGGCCGCCAAGATTTTCGCCGTCGGCATCATCGAGAGCGTCGATGTGTTCCTCATCGCCATTGCCGTCTACATCATCAGCATCGGCCTCTATGCACTCTTCGTCGACGAGACCGTGGAGCGCCCGCGCTGGCTTCAGTTGAAGGATCTGGAAGACCTGAAGGCGCACCTCGTCAGCGTCGTCATCGCGGTCCTGGCCGTTCTCTTCCTGCGCGAGGCGGTCGCCTGGGACGGATCGAGGGCCATCCTCGAACTTGGCGTCGCCGTCGCGGCCACCATCGGGGCGCTCGCGCTGTTTCTCAGAACGAAGAAAGGCGGTTCCTGACCGCCGTGTAGAGGCGGAGCGGCTGGAATGCCGCCCGCTCAAATATGGACGTTACGCGCACGGACTGGTTCTTACGTTAAGAGAAAACCGCGAGCAGGGCCGTTCAATCAATCGTGGCCGTGATGGTGGTGCCCATGCTCATGGTCTCCGTGGTCATGCCCACCATGGCCGTGTCCATGTCCGTGCGTGGAGCCGTGATAGGCGCCGCGCAACGGATGGAACGGTTCCGATATCTCGCGCACGCCGGCGCCGAGGCCGATCAGCATGTCCCGGATGACGTGGTCACGCAGGATGACGATACGCGCGGCCTCGATCTGTGCTGGCAGGTGGCGGTTGCCCAGATGCCAGGCGAGTTCCAGGAGGTGCAGGCCGTTTCTCGGCGTCACCTCGTAGAGCGCTTCCTCGGCGGCGATCACCTCGATCGTTTCGCCCGTCTCCGTCAGCAGGAGGTCGCCATGGGCGAGTTGCACCGGTTCCTTCAGGTCCAGCATGACGACATCGTCATGCTGGGTATGCAGGAGCTTGCGGCGCACGTGGCGCTGGTCGTGCGCCAGCACGACGATATCGATGGACATGCGACCTGCACCGCCGTCATGGGGCAGGATTTGCGTGGAGCGATGGGGCAAGGACGGGTTCCTTCGGATGGGGCTATTCCGCCGGGGGCGGGGGTGTCAGGGCCTTGAACGATCCCGCTCCCAGCAGCATGAGCCAGGTGACGAGGACGAAACTGGAGGTCAGCACCGGCATGCTGATCGGCGTCAGGAAGATGGCGATGGAAGCCCAGAGCCAACTCGATATGACGGCGCCGAAGACGGCGTAGAGGAAGCTCTGCCAGGTCAGCGCGAGGAACACGCCGCCGAGCGCCATGGCCGTCAGCGCCGAATTATAGCCGAAGAGGCCGTCGCGAACCGCGCCTTCCGGGCCGCCGTAGATGGCCGCGATAGCCGTGCCGACGATGGCCCCGATGAGGCCCATGAGGGCGCCGGCGCGCGAATTGATGGCGATGCCGACGAGGATGAGATAGCCGGTGATCCAGTTGTCCTGGAAGAAGATCTGGCCGATGGACGTGCCGATGCCCTCGTACCAGGTCGCTACGACATAGGGCACCGCGTCGGAGAACTGCTCCGGCGAGATCGGCTTGGCCATGGGACCGGCATCGATGGCGTCGAATTTGAGGACCGCGAAGAGGAACAGCCAGCCGACGAGCACGAAAGGTGCAGTCAGCGCCGCCGTCTTGTAGGGCGCAAGGACATTGGCGATGCTGGCGAAGGCCATGCTGCTGAACGCCGCGCCGCAGATGAGGTAGACGAGCATGGCCGGCGACGGCACGGCGCCCGTGCGGAAATTCTCGCTGGTGAAGGCGATGAGCGCAAGGCCGACCAGCACGCCGTTGAAGCCGAACAGGCCATCGCGGATGAGCGCCCTGTCGGCCTTCAGGATCACGGCCGTTCCGGTGGCCGCAACCACGCCGATGACGCAGATCGCCGCATAGATCCACGAATTGAAGGCCAGCGCGCCCAGGATCACCAGCCCGGAGATCGGATTGTTCTGGAACACGACCTGGCCGATGCCGCGCAACGACCAGTCGACGAAGGAAAGGGAGGGATGGTCTTGGAAACGGTTCGTCTGCATGCGCCGCGCTCTCGCTCGAAGGGAGGTAACCGGGCGCCTGGCGGCGCCCGGGGCGTTTGCAAAGGGGTCAGAACAGGAAGTAGCGCTGCGCCATCGGCAGCACGTCCGCCGGCTCGCAGGTGATCAACTCGCCGTCGACGCGGACGTTGTAGTTCTGCGGGTCGACTTCCAGCTTCGGCGTGCGGTTGTTGTGGATCATGTCCTTCTTGCGCACCGTGCGCGTGCCCTTGACGGCGGAGAGCTGCTTGGTGAGCTTCAGCTTCTCGCCGATTCCGTCGTCGAGCGCCGCCTGCGAGACGAAGGTCACGCCGGTCGAGCCGATCGCCCGGCCAAGCACGCCGTACATCGGCCGGTAATGCACCGGCTGCGGTGTGGAGATCGATGCGTTCGGATCGCCCATCGGGGCCATCGCGATCATGCCGCCGATCATCACGAGCTGCGGCTTGACGCCGAAGAAGGCGGGTTTCCACAGCACGAGGTCTGCCCGCTTGCCGACCTGGATCGAGCCGATCTCATGGGCGAAGCCATGGGTCAGGGCGGGATTGATCGTGTACTTGGCGACGTAGCGCTTGACGCGGAAGTTGTCGTTGCGGCTGCTGTCTTCCGGCAGCGGGCCGCGCTGGACCTTCATCTTGTGGGCGGTCTGCCAGCAGCGCGTCGTCGTCTCGCCGATGCGGCCCATGGCCTGCGAGTCCGACGACATCATCGAGAAGACGCCGAGATCGTGCAGGATGTCTTCCGCGGCGATGGTTTCGCGGCGGATGCGCGATTCGGCGAAGGCGACGTCCTCCGGGATCTGCGGGCTGAGATGGTGGCAGACCATCAGCATGTCGAGATGTTCGTCGACGGTGTTGATGGTGTAGGGGCGCGTCGGGTTGGTCGAGGCGGGCAGGATGTTCTCTTCCCCGGCCGCCGTGATGATGTCGGGGGCGTGGCCGCCGCCGGCGCCCTCGGTGTGGAAGCTGTGGATCGTGCGGCCCTTCATGGCGGCGAAGGTGTCGCGCACGAAGCCGCTCTCGTTGAGCGTGTCGGAGTGCAGCGCGACCTGGATGTCCATCTCGTCGGCGACGGTCAGGCAGTTGTCGATGGCCGCGGGGGTGGTGCCCCAGTCCTCGTGCAACTTCAGGCCGACGGCACCCGCGCGGACCTGCTCGCGCAGGGGATCCGGCTGGCTGACATTGCCCTTGCCGAGCAGGCCGACATTGATCGGCAGCGCCTCGATGGCCTCCAGCATCCGGTGGATGGCCCAGGGGCCGGCCGTTACTGTCGTCGCCAGCGTGCCGACGGTCGGACCCATGCCGCCGCCCACAAGCGTCGTCGTGCCGCTCGACAGGGCCTCCTCGGCCTGCTGCGGCGCGATGAAGTGGATATGCGTGTCGATGCCGCCGGCCGTGATGATCTTGCCTTCGCCGGCGATGATGTCCGTGCCGCCGCCGATGACGATGTTGACGCCGGGCTGGATATCCGGGTTGCCGGCCTTGCCGATGCCGGTGATGCGGCCGTTCTTGATGCCGATGTCGGCTTTGACGATGCCCCAGTGGTCGAGGATGATGACATTGGTGATGACCACGTCGGCGACTTCGGACGCCGGGCGCTGGCTCTGGCCCATGCCGTCGCGGATGACCTTGCCGCCGCCGAAGGTGACCTCTTCGCCATAGACGGTGCGGTCTTCCTCGATCTCGATGATGAGTTCCGTGTCGGCCAGCCGAAGGCGGTCACCCTTGGTGGGGCCGTAGAGGTCGGAATAGGCCTGTCTAGTGATCGTTGTCATCCGTGCCTCCTACAGCTTGCCCATGACCTTGGCGTTGAAGCCGTAAACCTCGCGCTTGCCGTCAAGCGCCACGAGTTCCACGGTGCGTTCCTGACCCGGCTCGAAACGGACCGCCGTTCCCGCGGGAATGTTGAGGCGGAAGCCGCGCGTGGCGTCCCGGTCGAACAGCAACGCCGTGTTCGTTTCGTAGAAATGGTAGTGCGAGCCGACCTGGATGGGGCGGTCGCCCGAATTGGCGACGTCGACCTTGATCGTCTGCCGTCCCTTGTTCAGCTCGATGGAGCCATCCTCGATAAAGTATTCGCCCGGAATCATGACGGTCTCCTTACGGGACAGGGTTGTGAACGGTGACGAGCTTCGTGCCGTCCGGGAACGTCGCCTCGACCTGGATGTCGTGGATCATTTCCGGAACGCCCTCCATCACGTCGTCGCGCGTCAGAAGCGTCGCGCCGTAGGACATCAGGTCGGCGACCGTCCGTCCCTCGCGCGCGCCTTCCAGGATCGCGGCCGAGATATAGGCCACGACTTCAGGATAATTCAGCTTCAGGCCACGCGCCTTGCGGCGTTCGGCCAGAAGACCTGCCGTGAACAGCAGAAGCTTGTCTTTCTCTCGCGGTAGAAGTTCCATACCTCGATCCTCTTCGTTTTTTTAAATTCACGTTGCCCAGACGCGCGGCGCGACTGCCTTTTTCCGCAGGCCGTGTTCGCGCAGGATGCTCCACGCCTGGAGAAAGAGCGCCTTGCCCTCCGACATGCGCTCTCCAAGGTAGCGGCAGACGATGACCCGCTCGAGCTGGCTTGCGGAAAAGACCCCGCTGGCCGCTTCGCCGAGGCCCTCGCGGATGCGCTCCACGGTGTCGTCCAGCATGGGGCCGGCATAGACCATCGTTCCGGCGATCGGATGCCCCGCGAAGGCGAAGGGCGCGTCGAGCACGTCGGGCGCGCTGGAGAAGGCGACCTGCTCGAACCAGATGGGCTCGTCCCCCCGGAAGATCTCGACGCGCTGGCGAAGCCGGCCTGCGAGGAACCGTTCTTTGGCGGCCGGGCGGCCGAGGCTCACGAAATCCCAGCCGATATAGGCCGAATCCTCGGCGAGCGTGACGCGCGTGATCACCGCCGCGTCCGCACCCTCGAACAGGATCGTCTCCTGCGGCAGGTTCTCGCATGTCGCGCCGGCGCCGACATCGATCACTGTGCGCTGCGTGCTGGTGCCCCGTTCGCTGCGATAGAATTTCGTCGCGCCGGGCGTCGTGAGCACGGCGCGCGCCTCGGGCGCTATGTGGCAGGTGATTTCGAGATTGTCGCCGCCCGCCACGCCGCCCGGCGGATGCAGGAGGTAGACATGGGCCGAACCATCGGCCTCGGGATGGAAGGCGCGCTGCACCGCAAGCGGGCCGCAATGGCGGCGGCGTACAAGACGGGTCTTGCCGTGCGCATTGGCAAACCAAAGCTCAAGCTCGGCGTGCCATCCCCCACTCGACATGCGCTGAATCCCCCAAAATTATTCGCGGTTCGTTCTTATTCAAATTTGATATATGTTATTCAGAACAAAACGCTTTTTATCTATTGTTCCTTGAACAGTAGCTCGACAAGGGTATAGATTCAAGGTTCAAATGCGAGGCGGCGGCGCGGTGCCGTTCCCAGGCTTATCGAGGCACGAATATGGCATCAGCGAATGGTCCCCTGCGCGTCGGAATCGGCGGTCCGGTCGGGTCGGGCAAGACCACCCTTACGGAAAAACTCTGCAAGGCGCTGCGGGATCGGTATTCGATCGCGGTGATCACCAACGACATCTATACGCAGGAGGATGCGCTCATCCTGGCGCGCCTGCAGGCCCTTTCGGAAGACCGGATCATGGGGGTGGAGACCGGTGGCTGCCCGCATACCGCCATCCGCGAGGACGCCTCGATCAATCTTCAGGCCATCGCCGAGATGAACCGGAAATTTCCGGACCTCGACATCGTCTTCATCGAATCGGGCGGCGACAACCTGGCAGCCACCTTCTCACCCGATCTCGCCGACCTGACGCTCTATGTCATCTCGGTGTGCCAGGGTGAGGAGATTCCCCGCAAGGGCGGCCCGGGCATCACGCGGTCCGACTTCCTCGTCATCAACAAGTCCGACCTTGCGCCGCATGTGAACGTGAACCTCGATGTCATGCAGGCTGACGCGACCCGCATGCGGGACGGGCGCCCCTTCGGCTTCACGGACCTGCAGCGTGGCAAGGGGCTGGATGCGGTGATCGACTATATCGTCTCGCATGGCGGCCTCGATATGGTTGAGGCTCCCGCTCAGGCGCGCGGCTAAGGCGTTACCGGGTGCGACGAC
Coding sequences within:
- a CDS encoding amidase; the encoded protein is MRATLNELATNLATGKVTASYLIEDALARIADEAGEGARAFLKVHAGKARTAARAADDLRGAGLAPSRFAGIPIAVKDLFDLAGEATPAGSIALVDAPPAGTDAVAVARLKAAGFIVVGRNNMTEFAFSGVGINPHYGTPANPYDRATGRIPGGSSSGAAVSVADGMVAAAIGSDTGGSCRIPAALCGVVGYKPTASTVPLDGALPLSFTLDSIGPLAGSVDCCASLHEILSGASLASAGERPVAGLRIAVPQSVVFDGIEPYVARTFEAALARLADAGALVTEIPLKEFEMVGRINAKGGFPAPEALSWHRDLLETHGEQYDQRVRARILRAHEQTAADYIDMLHLRRAYIAQTNRAIAPYDVLAMPTVPMVAPAIGMLEADNDLFVKTNLTLLRNPTLINMLDGCAISLPVQDEGEAPVGLMLAASGGRDAALFAAARAVEAALRR
- a CDS encoding YqhA family protein — encoded protein: MLAKLLSASRYMMVLPVIGTLIGSLALIIYELAVMGHAVVIAVRNAELSPKAAKIFAVGIIESVDVFLIAIAVYIISIGLYALFVDETVERPRWLQLKDLEDLKAHLVSVVIAVLAVLFLREAVAWDGSRAILELGVAVAATIGALALFLRTKKGGS
- a CDS encoding urease accessory protein UreE translates to MSIDIVVLAHDQRHVRRKLLHTQHDDVVMLDLKEPVQLAHGDLLLTETGETIEVIAAEEALYEVTPRNGLHLLELAWHLGNRHLPAQIEAARIVILRDHVIRDMLIGLGAGVREISEPFHPLRGAYHGSTHGHGHGHGGHDHGDHEHGHHHHGHD
- a CDS encoding urea transporter, translated to MQTNRFQDHPSLSFVDWSLRGIGQVVFQNNPISGLVILGALAFNSWIYAAICVIGVVAATGTAVILKADRALIRDGLFGFNGVLVGLALIAFTSENFRTGAVPSPAMLVYLICGAAFSSMAFASIANVLAPYKTAALTAPFVLVGWLFLFAVLKFDAIDAGPMAKPISPEQFSDAVPYVVATWYEGIGTSIGQIFFQDNWITGYLILVGIAINSRAGALMGLIGAIVGTAIAAIYGGPEGAVRDGLFGYNSALTAMALGGVFLALTWQSFLYAVFGAVISSWLWASIAIFLTPISMPVLTSSFVLVTWLMLLGAGSFKALTPPPPAE
- the ureC gene encoding urease subunit alpha: MTTITRQAYSDLYGPTKGDRLRLADTELIIEIEEDRTVYGEEVTFGGGKVIRDGMGQSQRPASEVADVVITNVIILDHWGIVKADIGIKNGRITGIGKAGNPDIQPGVNIVIGGGTDIIAGEGKIITAGGIDTHIHFIAPQQAEEALSSGTTTLVGGGMGPTVGTLATTVTAGPWAIHRMLEAIEALPINVGLLGKGNVSQPDPLREQVRAGAVGLKLHEDWGTTPAAIDNCLTVADEMDIQVALHSDTLNESGFVRDTFAAMKGRTIHSFHTEGAGGGHAPDIITAAGEENILPASTNPTRPYTINTVDEHLDMLMVCHHLSPQIPEDVAFAESRIRRETIAAEDILHDLGVFSMMSSDSQAMGRIGETTTRCWQTAHKMKVQRGPLPEDSSRNDNFRVKRYVAKYTINPALTHGFAHEIGSIQVGKRADLVLWKPAFFGVKPQLVMIGGMIAMAPMGDPNASISTPQPVHYRPMYGVLGRAIGSTGVTFVSQAALDDGIGEKLKLTKQLSAVKGTRTVRKKDMIHNNRTPKLEVDPQNYNVRVDGELITCEPADVLPMAQRYFLF
- a CDS encoding urease subunit beta, which codes for MIPGEYFIEDGSIELNKGRQTIKVDVANSGDRPIQVGSHYHFYETNTALLFDRDATRGFRLNIPAGTAVRFEPGQERTVELVALDGKREVYGFNAKVMGKL
- the ureA gene encoding urease subunit gamma, encoding MELLPREKDKLLLFTAGLLAERRKARGLKLNYPEVVAYISAAILEGAREGRTVADLMSYGATLLTRDDVMEGVPEMIHDIQVEATFPDGTKLVTVHNPVP